From the Ensifer adhaerens genome, the window GTCACAAGCATGCCTGCTTCCGCCGCACGCCGGCTGGCATCCGCCACGGTGGTCGCGATCTGGTCGAGCGCCGCCGCCGTTTCCTCGACCGATGCGGCCTGCTGCTCCGTGCGCTTGGAAAGGTCGCCGGCGGCCGCGCGGATTTCGCTGGCGCCGGCATTGATGCTGCGGGCGTTGTCGCCGACCGAGCGCAGCGCATCTTCGAGATTGGCAACGGAGCTGTTGAAATTGGTGCGCAGCGCGTCGAGCCGTTCGGCAAGCGGCCTTTCGATCCGGAAGGTGAGGTCGCCTTCGGCCAGCCGGTCGAGGCCGTGGCCGAGTGCATTGACCGCCGTCCGAATCTCGGCTTCTTCCTTGGCCTTCTGTGCCTCGCGTTGCTCACGCTCACGTTCTGAAAGTGTACGGCCAGCCTCTGCCTCCTGCTCCAGCCGCTGGCGTTCCAGCCCATTGTCGCGGAAGACCGCGACGGCACCGGCCATCTGACCGATTTCATCCCGGCGGTTCTCTCCGAAGATCTCGGCCTTGAGATTGCCGATAGCGAGTTGCCGCATGGCCTCGCGCAGTTTCGCCAGTGGCCGAAGGAGGCCTGCGATGACAAACCACACAGTTGCCGCCAAGGTCGTCAGAGCGAAACCGGCTACGACGGTCTGCCAGAGCGTCAGGCTGTCCTTCTCTGCCTTGGCCGCTTCAAGCTCGCCGTTGGCTTCGGAAAGCTGCAGCTTGATCAGTTCGCTGATCGGCGCGGCGAGGGGGTCGACGGAGGCGTAGAGTTTGGTGTCGACGAAACGCTCAAGCTCCGGCCTGTCCTCGCGCTCCATGATCTGGACGAGGTTGCGAATGGAGGTATCGCTCGCCACGCGCGCCTTGTCGAAAACCTCGGTGAGTTTCTTTTCGTCAGGCGTGAGCCGCGTTGCCTCATAGGTGCGCCATCGCGTGTCGATGGTCGAAAGGGCGGCGTTGATCGCTTGGCGCCCTGCTGCCCAGCCAAGCGCGCCGCTTCGCACCTTGTGGGTCGTATCGACGATCTCGACCGCATACATGTCCGAGACGGTTTTCAGGTGATCGACCGGCAGCAGCCGGTCGGCGACGATCGATTCGGTGCGTTTGGAGATCGATGTCATCGCATTGAAGGCCATGACGATCGTGACCAGCATGGCGACGGCAAGCAGGGACAAACACACGAGCAGGCGTGCCTTGATTGTCATGAATAACGCTCCGCGGTTACCCGCAAGGCAAATCATCCTCGGGCGGCGACCGCGGGCGCACCGCAAGGACGTCGGGAAGCGAGCTCGCCTTGGCAGGGGAGTGATGACGATGTTGGGATGGAGCACGCGACATCTCGCGGCGAAACTGCCGTCATGGCGTTCGCCCAGCGTTCACTCCGTCTCATATAGACATAACAACCGGAGATTAAGAATGGCTAAATTTTAAGCTGTTGATTAGTGTTCGCGCAACCCTTGGTCATCGCAACTCTAAGCGGCGGTTGGTTGCATGCTCAAGAAGTCTTGAAGATCTTGTGCTTTCGCAAACCGTTCTTCCGGTTCAAGCTCCCGGTTCTCCGAAACAGGCGAAGGAGCAGGCACATGTTGAAGGCCATTTCGCGCCGTGGCATTGCAGCGGGTATCCTGACCGGACTTCTGGTCATTGGCGCCTATGCCCATCACGGCTGGTCCTGGGCCGAAGCCGACCAGATCGAGCTCAAGGGCACCATCCGCGAAATATCGATGGCACCGCCGCACCCGACCTTGCAGGTGGAATCGGTCGCGGATGGCATGTGGCATGTCGAGCTCGGCAATCCCCGGCAGACGGAGCGTTCAGGCTTTGTCGAGGGAACGGCCAAGGTCGGTGACGCCGTCGTCGTTCTCGGCAACCGCTCGCTCGACCCGGGCGAAAAGCGAATGAAGGCCGTGCGCATCACCCTCGCCGGCAAGACCTATGACATCTACCCGGAACGGATCCGGACTAGAGGATGAGCGCAGCCGATCTTGTCGAATGGATCGCCGGCTGGCCGGTGGGGGTGGCGCTCAGGCGCTCGGCGCTTCTCTATCTCGTCGTCAATGCAGCCCACATCCTGGCGATTGGCCTGCTGATCGGCGCCATCTTGCCGCTGGACCTCAGACTGATCGGCCTCGTTGGTCAAACGCCCATTGCGGTGCTCGGCCCGTTTCTCGCCCTCGCGGCGGTCATCGGTCTTGTGCTGGCTGTTCTGACCGGCATCTGCCTCTTCAGCGTCCGGCCGTCCGCCTATCTCGCCAATCCGGCGTTCCTGACCAAGCTCGCTTTGCTGGCGCTCGGCACTTTGAACGCACTTACTGTCCGCGTGAGTCCTGGCTGGTCAGCCGCTCTTGCCGGAGGCGCAATCGCCCCGCGCCTGCGCGTGCAGGCACTAGGCTCCCTGATCCTTTGGCCAAGTGCGTTGCTCGCCGGTCGTTGGGTCGGTTTCGTCGGATAGTCGCGCTTACCGGTCGCTGACCTGCCAGCGCGGGTTGATCCACGGTTCCTGGTTGGAACGCGCCAGCGGCTGCTTGCCGAGAATGTGGTCGGCCGCCTTTTCGCCAGTCATGATCGAGGGGCTGTTCAGGTTGCCGTAGGTCACGTGCGGGAAGATCGAGCTATCGGCGACACGAAGCCCGTCGACGCCGATGACGCGGGTCTCCGGATCGACGACCGCCATCGGATCGTCCTTGGCGCCCATCCGGCAAGTGCCACAGGGGTGGTAGGCGCTTTCCAGATGCTCGCGCAGGAAGGCGTCGATCTCGTCGTCCGACTGGACTTTCTCGCCCGGCTGGATCTCCGGACCACGATAGTGATCGAAGGCCTTCTGGCCGAAGATCTCGCGGGTGAGGCGCACGCAGTGGCGGAACTTCTCCCAGTCCTCCGGGTGGCTCATGTAGTTGAAGCGGATGACCGGGTCGGCCATCGGGTCGGAAGAGCGCAGCGTGACGTTGCCGCGCGACTTCGAGAGGTTGTAACCGACATGCACCTGGAAGCCATGCGTATTGGCGGCCGCCTTGCCGTCATAGCTGATCGCCACCGGCAGGAAGTGGTACTGGATATCCGGCTGCTTGACGCCGGGGGCCGAGCGCAGGAAGGCGCAGGCCTCGAACTGGTTGGAGATGCCGAGGCCCTTCTTGAAGAACAGCCACTGCGCCCCGGCGACGCCCTGCCAGAACCATGGCAGCCAGGAATAGAGCGACACGGGCTTGGTCGAAATCTGCTGGAAATAGAACTCCATATGGTCCTGCAGGTTCGCCCCGACGCCGGGTCGGTCGACCTTCACCTCGATGCCCATGTCCTTCAGGTGCTCGGCCGGGCCGATACCCGAGAGCATCAGCAGTTTCGGCGAATTGAACGAGGATGCCGAGACGACCACCTCGCGGTTCGCCTTGACGATCTCGATCTTGCCGCCGCGCTCGATTTCGACCCCTGTCGCCCGGCCGTTTTCGATGATGATCCGACGGGCGAAGCAACGCACGAGCGACACGTTCTGCCGCTTCATCGCCGGCTTCAGATAGGCGTTCGCCGCCGACCAGCGCCGGCCCTGCCAGACGGTCTGTTCCATCAGCCCGAAGCCTTCCTGCTTCGAGCCGTTATAGTCGTCGGTGAGTTCGAAACCGGCCTGCTGGCCGGCCTCGATGAAGGCATGGAACAACGGGTTGTGCACCGGGCCGCGCTTGACGTGCAGCGGCCCATCTGTGCCGCGCCAGCCGGCTTCGCCGCCGTGCGAATGTTCCATGCGCTTGAAATAGGGCAGCACGTCCGCATAGGCCCAGCCGCGCGCGCCGAGCTCTTCCCAGCGATTGAAATCCTCCGCATGGCCGCGCACATAGACGAGACCGTTGATCGAGGACGAGCCGCCGATCACTTTGCCGCGCGGCGCGGTGATGCGCCGGTTGTTGAGGTTCGGCTCGGGCTCGGAGAGATAGCCCCAGTTGTAGCGCTTCATGCTCATCGGCCAGGCAAGCGCTGCCGGCATCTGGATAAACGGACCGGCATCCGTTCCGCCATATTCCAGTACCAGGACGGTATTCTTGCCGTCTTCGGAGAGGCGGTAGGCGAGCGCCGAACCGGCAGAGCCGGAGCCGATGATGATGTAATCTGCCTGCATAAGCGTGGTCTTTCTTGTAATCGTTGCCCCTCGGCATGCCCCTCATCCGCGCGGTGAGGCGGGTGCGCCCCTCATCCGCCTGCCGGCACCTTGTCCCCGCTTGCGGGGAGAGGGTTAGGGTGAGGGGCGGCCTTAGCCTCAATCTCAATAGGGCGCCTGCACCGGCCCCATGCCGACATAGACGGTCTTCAGCTCGCTGTAGTGGTTGAGCGCCGCCACCGAATTCTCGCGGCCGAAGCCTGACTGTTTCGAACCGCCGAAGGGGATTTCCACCGGGCAGAGATTGTAGGTGTTGATCCAGAGCGTGCCGGCTTCGAGCTGGTCGACCACGCGGTGCGCGCGGGTGATGTCGGCGGTGAAGACGCCGGCCGAAAGGCCGAATTCGGTGGCATTGGCGCGGGCGACCACCTCGGCCTCGTCGTCGAAGTCGAGCACGCACATCACGGGCCCGAAGATTTCCTCGCGCGCGATCGTCATGCCGTCAGTGACGTCGGCAAAGACCGTCGGCTGGATGTAGGTGCCTTCGCTGTTGACCGCATTCGGGATGCCGCCGCCGGTCACGAGCCGTGCGCCTTCGGCCTTGCCCTTCTCGATATAGGAGAAGACCTTGTCGCGCTGCGGCGCCGAGACCATCGGGCCGAGCTGCGTCGCCTCGTCCATGGGATCACCGATGACGATCGCTTCAGTGCGGGTTTTCAGCCGTGTGAGGAACTGTTCCTTGATGCCCTTCTGCACGAAGACGCGGGTGCCGTTCGAGCAGACCTGGCCGGTCGAATAGAAATTGCCGAGCATGGCGCCGCCGATGGCGCTTTCAAGGTCGGCATCGTCAAAGACGATCAGCGGCGACTTGCCGCCGAGTTCCATGGTGACGTGCTTGAGTTCGGCGGCGGCCGCTCCCGCCACCTTCTTGCCGGTCGGCACCGAGCCGGTCAGCGACACCTTGGCGACGTCAGGATGGTTGACCAGCAGCGGGCCCGTCGACCGATCGCCCTGGATGACGTTGTAGAGGCCCTTCGGCAGGCCTGCCTCCACAAGGATCTCGGCGATCTTCAGGGCGCCGAGCGGCGTGTTTTCCGACGGCTTGAAAACCATGGCGTTGCCGGCGGCAAGGGCCGGCGCGCCTTTCCAGCAGGCGATCTGCTGAGGATAATTCCAGGCGCCGATGCCGACGCAGACGCCGAGCGGCACCCGCTTGGTATAGGCGAAGTCGCCGCCGAGCGGGATGTAGTCGCCGTTGAGCGCGGTGGCGATGACGCCGCCGAAGAACTCGAAACTGTCGGCGCCCGAGGTCGGGTCGGCAACGATCGTCTCCTGGATCGGCTTGCCGGTGTCGAGCGTTTCGAGTTCGGAGAGCTCGCGGTTGCGCTCGCGCATGATCTCGGCGGCGCGCTTCAGGATGCGGCCGCGGGCCGTCGGGCTCATCGCCGCCCATTCCGGCTGGGCGCGCTTGGCCGCGGCGATCGCCTTTTCGACGATCGCAGGGGTTGCCGCGTGCAGCCGCGCGATGACTTCGCCCGTTGCCGGATAGATGCTCTCGATGACGGTGCCGCCGATGTCCTCGACATATTCGCCGTCGATGAAGTGCGAGGCTTGTGGTTGGGCTTTCATCTCATTCTCCTCGCGGATAGCGTTTGGATTCCTCGAGATTGTCGAGGTTCATATGGTTGCGCATGTAGCGCTCGGATGCCTTTTGCAGCGGCTGGTGATCCCAGGGGTAGTAGGCGCCGTTTCGCAGCGCCTCGTAGACCACCCAGCGCCGGGCCTGGCTTTCGCGTACAGCCGCATCGAAGGCGTCCATGTCCCAGTGGGCGGCGCACATGTCGCGAAACGCCTGCAAGGTTGCCGCCTGCACCGGCGTTTCCGGATTGGCCGCGAGGTTTTTCAGTTCCAGCGGGTCGGCTTCGAGATCGTAGAGCTGATCCGGGTCGAGCGCGCAGTGGATGTATTTCCACTTGCCTTCGCGAATGGCGACGAGCGGCGCGTAGGAGGCTTCCGCCGCATATTCCATCAGCACCGGCTCTGAGCGCTCCTCGCCGTTGATCATGGGCACGAGGTTGATGCCGTCGGTCCAGGGCTTGACCTCGTCCATGGAAATGCCGGCGAGGTCTGCAAGCGTCGGCGTCACGTCGAGGTTTGAGGTCGGCGCCAGGTGCAGGCCGGGCGCGACGCCGGGTCCGGCGACCATCAGTGGCACCCGGGCTGAACCTTCGAAGAAGTTCATCTTGAACCACAGGCCGCGCTCGCCGAGCATGTCGCCATGATCCGAGCAGAAGAAGATCAGTGTGTCGTCGAGCATGCGGGTGCGGGTCAGCGTGTCCACGAGTTCGCCGACTTTTTCGTCGAGGTAGGAAATGTTGGCGAAATAGGCCCGGCGCGAGCGACGGATATTGTCTTCCGTCAGGTCGAAATTGCCGTAGTCGCAGGAATGCATGATGCGCTTCGAATGCGGATCCTGTTGATCCTCCGGCAGCATGCCGACCTCGGGCAGCAAGTGTTCGCAGTTCTCGTAGAGGTCCCAGAACTTCTTGCGCGCCACATAGGGGTCGTGCGGATGGGTGAACGAGACCGTCAGGCACCAGGGGCGGCGCTCGGCGTCATCGTTTTCACGCGACAGCTGGTAGAGCTTCTGGTTGGCGAGGAAGGCAACCTCGTCGTCATATTCCATCTGGTTGGTGATCTCGGCAACGCCGGCGCCGGTGACCGAACCGAGATTGTGATACCACCAGTCGATGCGCTCGCCGGGCTTGCGATAGTCCGGCGTCCAGCCGAAATCGGCCGGGTAGATATCGGTCGTCAGGCGATCCTCGAAGCCGTGCAGTTGGTCCGGGCCAACGAAGTGCATCTTGCCCGACAGCGCCGTGTAGTAGCCGGCGCGGCGCAGGTGATGCGCATAGGTCGGGATCGAGGACTGGTACTCGGCGGCATTGTCGTAGACGCGGGTGCGGCTCGGCAATTGCCCGGCCATGAACGAGGCGCGGGCAGGGGCGCAGAGCGGCGACGAGGTGTAATTGTTGCGGAACCGGGCCGAGCGGGCGGCGAGCGCCTTCAGGTTCGGTGCATGCAGGAACGCGGCCGGTCCGTCCGGAAAGAACTTTCCGTTCAACTGGTCGACCATGATGATCAGGATGTTCGGTCTTGCGGTCATGCGGCCGTTCCCCGGTATTTGAGCCGATCGATGTGCGAGGTGACGTAGTCTTCCGTGAGTGCGATCGAGGCTTCGATGCTGATGGGCGCGGAGCGCAGACTCTGGCGGATATAAAGCCCGTCGATCATCGCAGCAGCGCCTTCGGCAATGCGTTCCGCGTCATCGTCGGCACAAAGAGCCTTGAGGCTTGCCATGAGATTGGAGCGCAAGCGCCGGGCATAGACCACGAGCAGCCGCCGCACCTCTTCCGACCGCTGCGCCTCCGAATAGAAGGCGAGCCATGCGGCAATCGTATCGGGAGCGAACTGGCTTGCCTGGAAGGAGACGCGGATGAGTGCGCTCAGCCTTTCGTGCGGGCTGACGACTGCGCGAAGCGCTGTCACCGTGTCGTTGCGCAATTGCCTTAGAAGGCTGCGGATCGTCTCGATCAGCAATTGTTCCTTGCTGCCGAAATAGTGGTGGGCAAGGGCAGGGGAGACGCCGGCCTGGCGGGCGATCTCGGACATGGTGACGGTCAGCGTGCCCTGGTCGCCGATCACGCGCAACGCTGCGTCCACCAGCGCCTTGCGGCGCACCGGCTCCATCCCGACCTTCGGCATCCGTCTCTCCCTTGACGGTGGTCAGTTTATTTTTGATTGACTCATCAATCAATAAAAATCTTCGGTGTTTTTGCTTTCCTTTTTCGAAGAAATCCGGCTCAATCCTCCGGTAGCGATCCTGAGTCTCGAAAGACTGGAGGTTGAAATGACCCATGCATTCGATCATGGCGACAAGACTGCTATTGCCGGCAAATGGGGATGGTTCGTAGCACTCGGCGTGCTGTTGATCATGTGCGGTGGTCTTGCCTTCGGCAATCTGCTGATGGCGACCGTCGCCTCGGTCTACTATGTCGGGATCATCATGCTGGTCGGCGGGCTCTTCAACCTCGCCCATGCCTTCCAGGTCAAGGGCTGGGACAGCGTGCTCTACTGGGGGCTGAGCGGCGCCTGCTATACGATCGCCGGTCTCTTTGCCTTCATCAATCCCGTGCTCGCCTCGTCCTTCCTCACCTTCGTGATGGCGATCGCGCTAATCGTCGCCGGCTGCTTCCGCATCTGGGTGGGGCTGAAGCTCCGGCCCGTGCAGGGCTGGGGATGGGTGGCCCTCGGCGGACTGGTCACGCTTGTGGCCGGCCTCATTATCGCCGCCGGCTGGCCAGTCAACAGCCTCTGGATCCTCGGCCTGTTCCTCGCCGTCGACCTCGTGATGCAGGGCCTGTCGCTGATCGCCTTTGGCGTGCTGGCAAAGGGGTGATCTGCCCTCGATCCGTAGAGTTGCGAGCGCAGTGACGGTCGGTGCGCAAGTGCCGGCCTCAGCGCTGTGGCTCGTCTCAGCGATTGCTCATGAAACCACTGATTTCATTAGAGCGTTTGCAGCCGACTGGCACAGTTGCGGTTGTCACATAGCTTTCATCAAAGCTTCATAATGGGGAAAGACTTCCTTGACGGTTGGCGGCCATGTTGCGGGCGTCTGATCGTCCGTTCCCACATTTCTGGAGCCCGGCATG encodes:
- a CDS encoding HAMP domain-containing methyl-accepting chemotaxis protein; this encodes MTIKARLLVCLSLLAVAMLVTIVMAFNAMTSISKRTESIVADRLLPVDHLKTVSDMYAVEIVDTTHKVRSGALGWAAGRQAINAALSTIDTRWRTYEATRLTPDEKKLTEVFDKARVASDTSIRNLVQIMEREDRPELERFVDTKLYASVDPLAAPISELIKLQLSEANGELEAAKAEKDSLTLWQTVVAGFALTTLAATVWFVIAGLLRPLAKLREAMRQLAIGNLKAEIFGENRRDEIGQMAGAVAVFRDNGLERQRLEQEAEAGRTLSEREREQREAQKAKEEAEIRTAVNALGHGLDRLAEGDLTFRIERPLAERLDALRTNFNSSVANLEDALRSVGDNARSINAGASEIRAAAGDLSKRTEQQAASVEETAAALDQIATTVADASRRAAEAGMLVTRTRDAAEKSGEIVGNAVTAMSGIEASSREISSIIGVIDDIAFQTNLLALNAGVEAARAGEAGKGFAVVAQEVRELAQRSAQAAKEIKVLIATSGQQVKSGVTLVRETGTALESIITEVQEISSHVTAIVESAREQAVGIQQINTAVNAIDQGTQQNAAMVEQSTAASHSLAREAGALNDLLMRFKTGGGRPAAAHLVASASKETAAPSPARALSRKLASAYRGAAQPQEDGWAEF
- a CDS encoding DUF6152 family protein, which translates into the protein MLKAISRRGIAAGILTGLLVIGAYAHHGWSWAEADQIELKGTIREISMAPPHPTLQVESVADGMWHVELGNPRQTERSGFVEGTAKVGDAVVVLGNRSLDPGEKRMKAVRITLAGKTYDIYPERIRTRG
- a CDS encoding DUF2214 domain-containing protein; this translates as MSAADLVEWIAGWPVGVALRRSALLYLVVNAAHILAIGLLIGAILPLDLRLIGLVGQTPIAVLGPFLALAAVIGLVLAVLTGICLFSVRPSAYLANPAFLTKLALLALGTLNALTVRVSPGWSAALAGGAIAPRLRVQALGSLILWPSALLAGRWVGFVG
- the betA gene encoding choline dehydrogenase, translated to MQADYIIIGSGSAGSALAYRLSEDGKNTVLVLEYGGTDAGPFIQMPAALAWPMSMKRYNWGYLSEPEPNLNNRRITAPRGKVIGGSSSINGLVYVRGHAEDFNRWEELGARGWAYADVLPYFKRMEHSHGGEAGWRGTDGPLHVKRGPVHNPLFHAFIEAGQQAGFELTDDYNGSKQEGFGLMEQTVWQGRRWSAANAYLKPAMKRQNVSLVRCFARRIIIENGRATGVEIERGGKIEIVKANREVVVSASSFNSPKLLMLSGIGPAEHLKDMGIEVKVDRPGVGANLQDHMEFYFQQISTKPVSLYSWLPWFWQGVAGAQWLFFKKGLGISNQFEACAFLRSAPGVKQPDIQYHFLPVAISYDGKAAANTHGFQVHVGYNLSKSRGNVTLRSSDPMADPVIRFNYMSHPEDWEKFRHCVRLTREIFGQKAFDHYRGPEIQPGEKVQSDDEIDAFLREHLESAYHPCGTCRMGAKDDPMAVVDPETRVIGVDGLRVADSSIFPHVTYGNLNSPSIMTGEKAADHILGKQPLARSNQEPWINPRWQVSDR
- the betB gene encoding betaine-aldehyde dehydrogenase, which produces MKAQPQASHFIDGEYVEDIGGTVIESIYPATGEVIARLHAATPAIVEKAIAAAKRAQPEWAAMSPTARGRILKRAAEIMRERNRELSELETLDTGKPIQETIVADPTSGADSFEFFGGVIATALNGDYIPLGGDFAYTKRVPLGVCVGIGAWNYPQQIACWKGAPALAAGNAMVFKPSENTPLGALKIAEILVEAGLPKGLYNVIQGDRSTGPLLVNHPDVAKVSLTGSVPTGKKVAGAAAAELKHVTMELGGKSPLIVFDDADLESAIGGAMLGNFYSTGQVCSNGTRVFVQKGIKEQFLTRLKTRTEAIVIGDPMDEATQLGPMVSAPQRDKVFSYIEKGKAEGARLVTGGGIPNAVNSEGTYIQPTVFADVTDGMTIAREEIFGPVMCVLDFDDEAEVVARANATEFGLSAGVFTADITRAHRVVDQLEAGTLWINTYNLCPVEIPFGGSKQSGFGRENSVAALNHYSELKTVYVGMGPVQAPY
- the betC gene encoding choline-sulfatase; amino-acid sequence: MTARPNILIIMVDQLNGKFFPDGPAAFLHAPNLKALAARSARFRNNYTSSPLCAPARASFMAGQLPSRTRVYDNAAEYQSSIPTYAHHLRRAGYYTALSGKMHFVGPDQLHGFEDRLTTDIYPADFGWTPDYRKPGERIDWWYHNLGSVTGAGVAEITNQMEYDDEVAFLANQKLYQLSRENDDAERRPWCLTVSFTHPHDPYVARKKFWDLYENCEHLLPEVGMLPEDQQDPHSKRIMHSCDYGNFDLTEDNIRRSRRAYFANISYLDEKVGELVDTLTRTRMLDDTLIFFCSDHGDMLGERGLWFKMNFFEGSARVPLMVAGPGVAPGLHLAPTSNLDVTPTLADLAGISMDEVKPWTDGINLVPMINGEERSEPVLMEYAAEASYAPLVAIREGKWKYIHCALDPDQLYDLEADPLELKNLAANPETPVQAATLQAFRDMCAAHWDMDAFDAAVRESQARRWVVYEALRNGAYYPWDHQPLQKASERYMRNHMNLDNLEESKRYPRGE
- the betI gene encoding transcriptional regulator BetI, whose translation is MPKVGMEPVRRKALVDAALRVIGDQGTLTVTMSEIARQAGVSPALAHHYFGSKEQLLIETIRSLLRQLRNDTVTALRAVVSPHERLSALIRVSFQASQFAPDTIAAWLAFYSEAQRSEEVRRLLVVYARRLRSNLMASLKALCADDDAERIAEGAAAMIDGLYIRQSLRSAPISIEASIALTEDYVTSHIDRLKYRGTAA
- a CDS encoding HdeD family acid-resistance protein; translation: MTHAFDHGDKTAIAGKWGWFVALGVLLIMCGGLAFGNLLMATVASVYYVGIIMLVGGLFNLAHAFQVKGWDSVLYWGLSGACYTIAGLFAFINPVLASSFLTFVMAIALIVAGCFRIWVGLKLRPVQGWGWVALGGLVTLVAGLIIAAGWPVNSLWILGLFLAVDLVMQGLSLIAFGVLAKG